GAAAACATTGAGAATAGCAGTTCCAAAATCAAATCCACATGGCAGGATGTTAATAAGGGTGCCAATCAATTGGAAAGTAGAATTCTTGCAAATGTTTCTGAAAAGGTAGATTCAATTCGTGGTCCCTTACGTTCTTCAACGAAACAGGAGGAACTCGAGGCAATACAAATTGACGACACTTTAGGGGCAAAGGGTACGATAAAAAGGCCTGAAGTAAGTTTACCTGTTCCAACCAATGCCGTCAATCAACAATTCAATGGGTCCAATACTGTATACGATGTAACCGATAATTCCAATGCACTCTGGGACATCCAAGGTGCGGTTACCAATGATTCTTTAACACCCACTCCAACTAGCACAAAAATTAATCTTACTGATGGCAAAAAGACAACGACTTCAAATTTATTGCAAATTTCAACTGTAATAGACAAGGAAGAAGATTTTACAGATTTAATGGAATATGTTAACAAAATGAGCGATCCATTTGAAATGCGATTGGCATCTAATAAAAGATCATTTAAAACCTATAAAAATCACACGATTCTAGTTGAATTAAAGAACAACAGTGATCGCGCGATTCCTGCAAGTCTTGACTTTAATTTTCCTGAAAGTTGGAAGGTAATTTCGGTTAATGAATTAGGGGTATTACAACCGCAAACAAAAAAAATGGCTCTGGTGAGTTTCTTTATTCCATCTCAATATGAAGCCGGTTCGGTTACACCAACTATTTCACTAATCGCAGGATCTGTAAACCTAAAAACTTTAAAGTTAGCATTTACGGTCGAGAAAAATTACGAAATGGAATTAATACCAATCTCAAGTCCACAACAATTACAAGCTGGCGAATTAATTACAGCTCGTTTCGGACTAAAAAACAACGGAAATGTGGAGCAGCGAGTGGAACTATCCTCTAGAAATACCATTAAAGGTGAGAGGAATGTTCTAATCCCCATGGATTCAACATATATCGTTGAAATCGAGCAAAAAACAGATTCGAATGCCAAAATTCTACGACGTATCGGAGTTTATTTAGAAGCGAGAACGGAAGAATCGGGAGCTATTTTATATGGTTCTCAAAACGTTGAAGTAATTCCAACAAAGACCGTTCAAAAGGACCCTTACTTTAGATATCCTATGTCTGCAAGTTTATATTTTAATAGCTATACCAATAGCAATACACACTATTCTACTATTTCAGCCGAGCTAAAGGGTAGAGGATACCTGGACACTCTGAGAAACCATTTTTTGGAATTTATTATACGAGCTCCAAAGAAAGAAAATTTACGACGATTTAGTACAGTAGATCAATACAGCTTTATTTACAATTACAAAGAAAACACCACACTTTACCTAGGTGATCACTCTTATTATATTAATAGATTGGGGTATGGAACTCGATATGGGATGGGGTTTAAATTAGACCAGAGAGTTAAGAAATGGACTTTTTCTGCCTTTTTTGTAAAACCACGACTATATAATTATGCCAACAAGCCGCTATATGGGCTAAGAGCAGAATATAATGTGAACGATGCCGCACAGGTTGGACTAACGCTCGAACATTCGCAAGGCAATGTGTTTGCATTTCGAAACCAGATATCACAAAACGATAAAGGAGAAATTGCAACCTTAGATTATAATTTTAAGAGAAACAAAACAACTTTTGAGGGAGAACTTAGTACGTCGTATAATGGAGAAGCTGTTGGTTATGCAGGGAATTTTAATTTCAGCCAAGGGATACGAAATCTTCGACTTAATTCTAATTTATTATATGCAGATTCGAAGTATCAGGGTAATATTTCAAATAGCTTACAAATTAACAATAATATTAATTATAACCCCAAGTCCTTCAACTTTGGTATAGGTCATTCGATTTCTAAAATTCAACGAAGGTTGAACCCCGAGTTTTTTGAGACAGAACCATTTTTTGAAAGCCTGTATGCGACTGCTGGCTATAGGTTCTCTAATAAACATCATATAAACTTCAGGTTCGATAAGCGCACGAGAGAAGATAAATTAGATCCTAAGCAGTATCACTACGAGGAGTACGGCTTCAATTATAATTTCACTTATAATAACAGATCCTTTAACGGTAGCTTTGGTGGGAGATTTGCTGAAACTAAAAACCTACTCGTGGCGAATTCTAGCTTTAGAAAAACCTACTCCAATCGCCTAAATGTATCATATGCCATCCTAAAAAATGCTTTCTTACGTGGAGGATTAAATCATATTTATACAAACAGATATGGGAAGTTAGATGAAAGTACCAACTACTTTCGATATAATGTTGGAATCAATTATAGACTTCGTAAGAACTTTAGTCTGAATGCAAATTATACGAGTGGATTCAGTCCTGAAGAAACCTTTGAAAAAAGGGATTATCTCAATTTAAATATGAAACTACGCGTAAAGAAAAAGCACACTTTTGAGATTCGTGCAAATTATTACGAAAACCCGGGGCGATTAAATATGAAGGAATTTTTTGGATTTGGAAAATACACTTACTCTTTCGGTGTTGGAGTACAACGAGTTCTTAGACAAGGAGGCATACTAGGAAAAATTGTAACAAACAATTCTGCCATAAATACGAAAGGAATTAAAATATATGTGGGTGGTAAGACGGTGGTGTCTGATGAAAACGGGAATTTTGAATTTAATAATTTAAATACCGGAATACATTACTTGTTTATTGAGGATGCTTCATTGCCATTCAATGTACTTTCGAAAATTAAAAACCCAATAGCAGTAGAAATTAAGCAAGATGAACATGTGCTCATTGACATTACTTTGGTCAAGGCGGCGACACTCGCAGGGAAACTTCAGCTAACCAATGAACGATTAGCTTTGGAGACCAACTTGTCCAGTTTCATAAAAGTAGAAAATGACGATTTTACCTATTTCTTAGAGTCGAATGAGTCCGGTGAATTCTTGCTTCAAAATATAGTGCCCGGCAAGTACGAAATATCAATTATTCGCTTTAAAAATGGTGGAGAATCTTATAAGTATCTGCCTAATATTCAAGTAGTATTGAAGGAAGGCGAGGACAGAGACTTCAAAATTGAAATTACGGCTAAGGAAAAGAAATTAATATTTAAGAATAACAATTTAAAGGTTAGTGTACAATGAAAATATATGTAAAGTTTAGTTTGGTACTTATTGGAGTTTTGATTTCCGGCCCGAGTATCTCCCAAGAAACGTTAGACGCATCGGATATTAGCAACTTCATTATAGGAGGAGATCAAGCTTCTACTACGAGCAGCTTATTCTTAAATTCTGTTGCTATAATTGATGTGGCACCAGGAGGACAGCCGGTTATATCTTCTGGTTCGGCTGCACTTTTAGAAGCTGGTCTACCGATCTTAGCCGGTGGAACTTCAGATTTTATCCCAGATATTTGGATTAACTATACCTACAGACCAGAATTCCCAGGAGATGTATCTGAGATATTTGTTCGTACAAGCATGCCGATTCCCTCAGGAATTACCCTTAAAGCCAAAATAATTGAAACCGGCGTAAATGGCAATTTTATTGATCGAGGCGTGAATAGTAACGTCAATATTGATGAAACAAACAACAGAATTGTTCGCTCTTTTGGTCCCGGTTATACCGATGATGGTGAAACGAATGGATATAAAGTTCAATATACCTACACCAATAGCGGGTCTAATGAACTACCTCCCGGATTTTCAATTATTTATGAAATAATTAAACGATAATATCATGCGAAAATTTATACCAGTACTCTTATTTGTAATATCCTTTCAAGTAACTGCTCAAGTGCAAGATGGAACACTAACCATTAACGGTTCCCCAAATTATTCTCAGGGTAGTCCCACCATGGAAGCAGGATTAGATGATTCTGATCCTATTATAAGTGTGATACAGCCGGAGCTCGCTTTTATATTGAACCCTACTATAAACCCTATTACGGGTGTTACGACCACATCCGAACAAAATTGCGAGACTGTATATCGATATAAGGTGTTTTTGAATACAACAAATGCCCCCGCCGGCGCGATTATACAGGCTCGAACCTTTGCGAATAGTGGTCAACGATTTCCACTGGCAAATATTTATGACCAATTGCCCCCAGTGCTTCAGTATTTTGGCCCTAGAGATTTGTATCCGGCGACTTCCTCAGATCCCGATGGTTATGTTACTATACCCGACGATCCCACGATTGCCATTAAGGTCTTCGAATTTTATGGTTGTCGTGAAAATATTCCCATTGAATTCAGAATAATACCAACGGTTTTTAATGAAGCGGGTACTTCTAATTTTGACATTTTTTATACTATTACAGCAACGGTATTTGAATAAATTACTTTGCACAGTTGTTGGCATGTTCTTTTGGCATGCTAAAGCGCCTGGTTTACTAGCAATTTGTTGTATTATTTTGACAAATATGTAAATATAATAGCAGTTGAATTATACGTTCGAGGCAACACTTAATCCTTATTAACTACTCATCTTTAAAATTTTTTCATTGGTCTATACAATTCGTCCACTGAACGAAAAATGAATTCATTGAATTCGTTTTGTAAATATGTTTGCATTATAACACTTTAAAACAATAGACATGAAGCTTATTCTACTAACAACCCTAATATTATTTGCATTTTCAACTCAGGTTCTATCACAAGTGGGTGTAGGGACGGTAAACCCAACTGCGGCGCTAGATATCAATGGCGATTTAAGAATTAGAACAATTATTTCAGAAACAGACTTAGAAATCGCTAAAGATTCGGTTTTGGTAATTTCTCGAGATGGGACGGTAAAAAGTATTACTTCTGAAGCAATATTTAATAGCGTAAAAAAAACAGTGACCAAAGCAAATTTTCTAGGTACAACCGATTTGGATATCAATTTGCTTAGTGGTTCACCTATTTTGTTGCCATTTGATGGAGAACTAATCGATTTAAATGAAGAGTATGATACATCAAGCTACAGTTTCACTCCTAAACAAGATGGATATTACAGGATCTTTGGTACTGTAAACCTCGCACCAGATGACCTGCTTGGAGCAACCTCATCATTGGGTGTGTCTTTGCAAGTACGAAACGGAGCTACCGTGATCTCAGAAGCTTCTTCTGCCTTAGTAGGAGCCATTGTAGGAACGACAGATATCTATTTACAACCCATTCGTACCGTCCAAACCATTGCGTATTTAACCACAAGTGATGTAATTGGTTTTTATTTACTCAATAACGATACGGCTCCCCTGGATATTGACTTATTAACAGGAGATAACGCATATATATTTATCGAAAAGGTTAAGTAATACGTCGTTTATGCTCCTCGTAGCGCATCTTACATTTTGCGTAACTTAGGTCAATTGAATAAATAAGAAAACGAATTAGCATATAACAACTACGACATTAATACAATTAGTTTAAGTTCCGCTCGTCTCCCTGCTTTAACCATCGGACTATCGAAAATGGTGATTCACCGACAAAGCACTGATAATGTTTTTGTTTCTTTTGATATTCGAACAAATTCTATGGACAGAATGGAATTAGTTTAACTCATCACCTAATTAATTGACATTGAAATGAAAAAAGCCATAATCCTTATTGGGTATCAGAACGATTACTTTGCAAAAGATGGTATCTTACGATCCGTCGTTGAAGAATCCTCCAAAATTACGGATATCATCAGGAATACCGTGAACCTAATTGCCAATACCAATCATATCCCCATAATTTCTACTCCTATCATTTTTTCTGAAAATTATGAAGAACTCTCAGATCCAGTTGGCATCTTGGAAACTATAAAATCGGTAAAAGGTTTTAAGAAAGGAACGAAAGGCGCAGAAACGATAGATGAGATCAAGGCTTTCGGTGATAGAATTACTAACATCCCAGGTAAATTAGGACTTAATGCCTTTGTAAATACCCCGCTAGATTCATTTCTAAAAGAACACCACATTGAGCACTTACTAATTGCAGGCACTGTTGCTTCAATCTGTATTGATAGTACGGGTAGGTCTGCCTTCGAAAAAGGATATAAGGTCACTATGCTATCTGATTGTATTTCAGGTCGCACCAATTTTGAAAAGGATTTTTATTGTGATGAGATATTTCCTTTATATGCTACTGTGGAAACGTCAATAGAGCATAACTTTTAGTTGAAATAATTCTAGTTTATGAACGATCCAGAATCACTAAATATTCAAATCCAGAATCGATTAGTAGAACAACTTACTATAAAAAATAGTGAGCTAACATTGATCAATTCTTTTTCACAAGCACTGCACCATGTCTTGAATACTATAGATGTAACAAATTTGTTGATAGAGAAATTTAATATTTACTTCGGAAATCAATGGTGTGAAATTTATTTGATGGATGAGGAAAAAGAACATTTGATAAGGGTAAATACAGACTCGGAAACGATAAGTAATAGTGATGTGGTCTGTTGCGGAGTTGGCTTAATTGGAATCGTTGGAGTTAATGGAAAAGCAAAAATTTTAGTGGGCAACAACGAAGGAATAAATTCTCAAGATTCCGCGGCCACTTTGAGTGAAATAGCTGTGCCCTTAGTGCATAATGGCAAAGATGTTGTTGGCGTAATATACTCTAAACATGAGGAGCTTGATTTTTTCGATCATAACCAATTAAAGACGATAGAGACAATGGCTTCTATAGCAGCATCTAAAATTCTACAAATTGAAAACCTTACCAAAATTAAAAACTATCAAACGCTGTTGGAAGAGTATGTGCATATAGTTTCACATGATTTAAAATCGCCACTAAGATCCATAAATGCTCTAATATCGTGGATACAGGAGGATAATGAAGGGAAATTAAGCCAAGAAACGAGCAAAAATTTTGATCTTATCGACGACACTTTGTTTCAAATGGATAATCTAATAACCAATACACTTAACTATTCCAGAATGGATTATGATGTATTTGAAGAGGAAAGGGTTAATTTAAACGATCTTATCCAAGACATAGAAAACACACTCCAATTTGGGGAATATATAACTTTTATAAAACCTGATCAGCTCCCAACTATCAAAGGAAATAGAACAAAGTTCATGCAAATATTTCAAAACCTTATTGAGAACGCCATAAAATATATTGACAAGACCGAGGGATTGATTACTATTGATTTTACTTCAAATGTAGAATTCTATACTTTTTCAATTCAAGACAACGGAGTTGGAATTAAAGAGATTTATTTTGAAAAGATATTTCAAATATTTCAAACGCTCGATGATAAGAAAGAATCTTCTGGAATTGGGCTTTCTATAGTGAAAAAGTTAGTAAACAATTATGGAGGGAAAATTTGGCTTCAAAGTAATATTGGATTGGGCACAACTTTTTTCTTCACAATAAAAAAACACCAATCCCCTTGAAAATACTTACATGATTAGATTATTTTTTCTGTGAGGGTTAAGTTGTTATGAACTCAATTCTTCGGAGGTTATAGTCATTCCTATTGAAAAACAATTGCTCCATCATCGGGTGTATGGAATCAAACAGATTTGAACTTTTTACTGACGCTAGAAAGCCCTTTATCAAATAAGCTTAAAGGAAGTTTGTAAGTCGACGAATCTAATACTACTTATCTTTTATACAATTATAGCTTCATACAAATTGAATAAAAAAAGATTGTACCATGCTTAGAATAGAGACAATCTAAGAATTGCTGTTTCATATCAATTATATAAATTGGGGAGTTCTAAACTTCTCTTTGGTTTACCTTTTAACTAATTTTTTTACAACAGAACCTACATCAGTATTTAATCTTAAAAAATATACTCCAATTTTAAACGCTGATTCATTAACTTGATTGAAGTTTTCTGTTTTGGTCTGAATTATTTCACCTAAGAGGTTACTAACTTGAATAGATTTTATCTTAATTGCAGGGCTTATTTCTATGAAAAAACCTCATCCATAGGACTTGGATAGATTGAAATTTCATTCCTTAACAAATCTGAAACTCCTAATTGACAATCATCTGTTATGGTAGGATTACCATCAATAAACCAATTATCATAAGGAGGACCTCCCCTGAAATTACTGCAGTTGGTTCGTCCACTTGATAACATTGTAGGTTTGGATTATCATTAATCACCAAATACAATATTTGTGGTGACATTTTTTTAATGTATTATGCACACCTTAGAAGTTAATTGCACACCTAGATGCACACCTTTTTAGAAGAAAAACCTGGCATTCTGGCTGTAAACAAAAAAAGCCCCCGCCTCCACATTCTTTTCGGACGGGCAGGCATCCATTTATGAACAAATAAATATTTCCTTAAACAAAAAAAGCCCATCCATATGGATAAGCTTCTCATTGGTTTATTACTAAACCACATGCCAATTTTAAACTTAATCAAGTAGAAAAATGTGCTTTAAGATCCTGCAATAAGGCATGATAAATGGGGTTGCAGAAGTCGGCAACTCCACCTTCTTTATCCCTTTGCCATTTGCAAGTCCAAACAACGAGACTTGTATTATCCTCCGTAATCGGTAATACTTTTACGTTTCCGATATAACCATCGACATTATCCTTAGATAGTGGGCCAGGGCCATCATCGATACTATAAGAGAACGATTTTTCTTGGGGATTCATCGCTTTTAAAGTTTCGGAAAAAGCACCATTTAATACTCTTTTTGCACCAACTTCATCAGATTTGCGGTCTCCAACTGGATCTAGTTGATTTACCACATTTTTGCTCCATGACATATCATGGAAATTCTTTAAGGTATCGAACACCTTTTCAGCTGATGCTTTTATAACTGCTGAATTATAACACTCCATGTTCTATAATTTTAAATTAAATCCTTAAATATAATGCTTTTTTACTGTTTATCAATCACTTAGCTATTCTTCTTTAAACTGGCTCCGTGAAAAGAATTTATCCCAAACAAAAAAAGCCTCTCCATCTAAGGAAAAGCTTCTCATTGGTTTATTTCTAAACCACAAGCCACATTTAAGTGACTCAACACAACATTTTAGTGCGGTCTGGACGAGACTCGAACTCGCGACCCCCTGCGTGACAGGCAGGTATTCTAACCAACTGAACTACCAGACCGTTGCTAAGCCCTTAGGCTTGTTAGCATACCAACATTTTACTGTTAGCGGTGGCAAATATACACCCCTTATTTATTACCACAAACAATTTTTTTAAAAATTTATAGAAAAAAAGCCTCTGACTTAATCCAGCCATCATTTCACTTGATAATCAAAGCTTAAAGCTTATGGCTTATAGCATTTGGCTAAAAGCGCTCTCCCCTTTTCAGCTCACTGCTCACTACTCACTACTCACTACTCACTACTCACTACTCACTACTCACTACTCACTACTCACTAAAACTAGCCAAACTTCTGCCTTTCCACCAAATACGTAGTAAGTATCTTATTAAACCGCTCCTTGATATCCACCGGCACATACTTTATCCTGTATAACCCGCATTTTAACTGTAACTCTGTAAAATAGTTTTGTACGGCCTCCTCATACGATTCCTTGATATTGTCTGCATACAAATTTACATGCTCGCCGGTTTCCACATCTACAAAGCGCTTCGGTCTATTATTAAAATCGAATTCAATTTCGGTTTCCTTGTCGTAGGTATGAAACAACACTACCTCGTGTTTGTTGTATTTTAAATGTTGCAGGGCCTCAAATAATTTTTCTTCCTCCACATCACTCTGAAACATATCGGTAAACAGAAACACCAGCGATCTCCGCTTCAGTTTTTCGGCAATTAAATGCAAATGTGAATAGGTTTTCGTCTGTATTTGCTTGCTTGATTGTGATATTGCATTATTAAGATGACTTAAAAGCATGTGGTGATGTCGCTCGCTTCCCTTTTCCGAAGCATAGAACTCGTACACATCACTATAAATACTCATCCCCACGGCATCGCGTTGACGCTTGAGCAAATTCATAATCGCCGCGCTCGCCAGTACCGAAAATCCAATCTTATTCAACGAATTGATATTAAACTGCTTCAGTTTGGGATAATGCATCGAACTGCTGTTGTCGATAATTAAGTGACACCGCAAATTGGTCTCTTCCTCGTAGCGCTTGGTATACAGCTTGTCGGTTTTGGCGTAGAGCTTCCAGTCGATATGCTTGGTGCTTTCGCCGTTGTTGTAGATCTTGTGCTCCGCAAATTCGGCCGAAAAACCGTGAAACGGACTCTTATGCAAGCCCGAAATAAACCCTTCCACCACCTGAGTAGCGAGCAGCTCCAGATTCTTAAATCCGGTAATTTCGTTTATTTCTTTTTCTATATTCATTGTTGGTGAAGGGTAAAGCGTGAAGGGTGAAGCGCTTTTACTTTTTTCATTCTTTAATTGTTTCTTACATAATTTCTTGTTCCCAGCAGTAATTTTCTAACAGAAATTAATAAATTATTCAAGTCGGTGTTCTCAGAAATAAAACCAAGTCTGATAGCTAATTGATATTGGGTTTCGACCTCAGATAATGATCCTAGAGATATACTAAGAAATTGTTGAAATTCCTTATTACTCTTTCTGGCAGCTCCTTCAGCAATATTCGATGGAATTGAGATAGCTGCTCTTTTTATTTGACTTGTTAAACCGTAAACTTCTTCCTTTGGAAATGCTCGAGTGATGGTGTAAATAGCCTCTGCTAAATCCATACTCTTCTTCCAAACATCCATTTCTTTATGATTCATTATAATTTCAAATCAATTCTCTTCACACTTCACACTTCACCCTTCACGCTTCACCCTTCACTACTCACCACTCACTCTTCACTACTCACCCTTCACCCTTCACCCTTCACACTTCACTATTTAGCCACTCCATCCACAATTCCATACGCCACACTCTCCTCAGCACCCATCCAGTGATCTCTATTAAAATCTTTCATCACCTTCTCGACTTTCTGCCCGCAATTTTTTGCCAGAATCTGAGCGCTCAACTCTTTGGTTTTTAATATTTCCTGAGCCGTAATTTCAATATCACTTGCTTGTCCGCGTGCGCCACCGCTGGGCTGATGAATCATCACCCGCGCATGAGGTTGAATAAATCGTCTACCTTTTTTCCCTGCCGAAAGCAAAATACTTCCCATAGAAGCGGCGAGTCCGGTGCAAATGGTCGAAACGGGACTTTTAAGGCTTTGAATAGTATCGTAAATTGAAAATCCGCTGGTGACATATCCACCCGGACTGTTAATATAAAACTGAATCTCGTCTTTGCTCACCGAATCCAGATACAGCAAACGATCTACCACGTGTTTGGCACTTTTATCGTCTACCATCCCCCATAAAAACACCTTGCGATCGTTTAATAATTGGTTGTCTATCCTGTCCTGAACTTTAATTACTTTCTCCATATTGTAGTAGGCCACTGTGGCGCTTGTTTAATTTTTACTAATTCACTAAAATAAGAAAAGGCTCAGCATACTGCCAAGCCTTTTACATATTATTTCTATAAACTGTTATAAAAGCGAATCGATGGCCTCGGCATATACATTTTTAGGCGCTACACCTACTTGTCGTCCTACCAATTCACCTTTGTTAAATATCAATACTGTAGGAATGTTTCGCACTCCGTATTTTGCGGCAAACTCCTGGTTTGCATCTACATCTACCTTTCCAACCACGGCTTTCCCGTCGTATTCTTCACTAATTTGGTCGATGATAGGTCCTACCATACGGCAAGGTCCGCACCATGCGGCCCAAAAATCCACCATTACCGGTTTGTCACTTTTTAATACTGTTTGTTCAAACGTTGCGTCTGTTATTTCTAAAGCCATTGCAATAATTTTTAAATGTTAGACAAAAATAGTCAATTATTTCCCGAAATCTTACACGCTTAACATTACTTTAGACAATCGCAGCATTGGTTTTGTTTATGCGGGCTCGTCCCAATTTCTCGTTTATTATAGACGTGCTTAACTGAACAAACCTCCAGAAATATGGGAGCTTCTCCGAGCGCAGCTATAGTTTAGGCGGGCCTGCCCGAACGTCTCTTTAGAGGTGGGTGGGCGTTTCCGCCTAAGGCGGACCGGGCTATCCGCTACAAGTCCTCGCGCATCGCTGTGGGCTTTTCGCTGCTATCCCTAACGCGGGGAAACAAAATGAGCATTCACTTTCTACTGCCTCTCAATTTGAATAAACACACTAGTAAGTTATTTAGCTACTTTTGTTCTCCTAATCGAAACTTTTGTTTACTTTGTAAAGAACAATCATAAATGGATGAATATGACTTTTCTCGGAAAGCATCTTACTGACAGATCAATAAATAAGGTAAAAGTCACTCGAAAGAATTTCTTGAAATATAAAAACGAGTAAATAAAATGAATGAACTGAACTTCATAGATTTATTCGCAGGAGCATCTGGTATG
This genomic stretch from Ulvibacter sp. MAR_2010_11 harbors:
- a CDS encoding cysteine hydrolase family protein — translated: MKKAIILIGYQNDYFAKDGILRSVVEESSKITDIIRNTVNLIANTNHIPIISTPIIFSENYEELSDPVGILETIKSVKGFKKGTKGAETIDEIKAFGDRITNIPGKLGLNAFVNTPLDSFLKEHHIEHLLIAGTVASICIDSTGRSAFEKGYKVTMLSDCISGRTNFEKDFYCDEIFPLYATVETSIEHNF
- a CDS encoding GAF domain-containing sensor histidine kinase encodes the protein MNDPESLNIQIQNRLVEQLTIKNSELTLINSFSQALHHVLNTIDVTNLLIEKFNIYFGNQWCEIYLMDEEKEHLIRVNTDSETISNSDVVCCGVGLIGIVGVNGKAKILVGNNEGINSQDSAATLSEIAVPLVHNGKDVVGVIYSKHEELDFFDHNQLKTIETMASIAASKILQIENLTKIKNYQTLLEEYVHIVSHDLKSPLRSINALISWIQEDNEGKLSQETSKNFDLIDDTLFQMDNLITNTLNYSRMDYDVFEEERVNLNDLIQDIENTLQFGEYITFIKPDQLPTIKGNRTKFMQIFQNLIENAIKYIDKTEGLITIDFTSNVEFYTFSIQDNGVGIKEIYFEKIFQIFQTLDDKKESSGIGLSIVKKLVNNYGGKIWLQSNIGLGTTFFFTIKKHQSP
- a CDS encoding T9SS type A sorting domain-containing protein: MEISPAIKIKSIQVSNLLGEIIQTKTENFNQVNESAFKIGVYFLRLNTDVGSVVKKLVKR
- a CDS encoding SRPBCC family protein encodes the protein MECYNSAVIKASAEKVFDTLKNFHDMSWSKNVVNQLDPVGDRKSDEVGAKRVLNGAFSETLKAMNPQEKSFSYSIDDGPGPLSKDNVDGYIGNVKVLPITEDNTSLVVWTCKWQRDKEGGVADFCNPIYHALLQDLKAHFST
- a CDS encoding DUF58 domain-containing protein, giving the protein MNIEKEINEITGFKNLELLATQVVEGFISGLHKSPFHGFSAEFAEHKIYNNGESTKHIDWKLYAKTDKLYTKRYEEETNLRCHLIIDNSSSMHYPKLKQFNINSLNKIGFSVLASAAIMNLLKRQRDAVGMSIYSDVYEFYASEKGSERHHHMLLSHLNNAISQSSKQIQTKTYSHLHLIAEKLKRRSLVFLFTDMFQSDVEEEKLFEALQHLKYNKHEVVLFHTYDKETEIEFDFNNRPKRFVDVETGEHVNLYADNIKESYEEAVQNYFTELQLKCGLYRIKYVPVDIKERFNKILTTYLVERQKFG
- a CDS encoding four helix bundle protein, whose amino-acid sequence is MNHKEMDVWKKSMDLAEAIYTITRAFPKEEVYGLTSQIKRAAISIPSNIAEGAARKSNKEFQQFLSISLGSLSEVETQYQLAIRLGFISENTDLNNLLISVRKLLLGTRNYVRNN
- a CDS encoding ClpP family protease, which produces MEKVIKVQDRIDNQLLNDRKVFLWGMVDDKSAKHVVDRLLYLDSVSKDEIQFYINSPGGYVTSGFSIYDTIQSLKSPVSTICTGLAASMGSILLSAGKKGRRFIQPHARVMIHQPSGGARGQASDIEITAQEILKTKELSAQILAKNCGQKVEKVMKDFNRDHWMGAEESVAYGIVDGVAK
- the trxA gene encoding thioredoxin; this encodes MALEITDATFEQTVLKSDKPVMVDFWAAWCGPCRMVGPIIDQISEEYDGKAVVGKVDVDANQEFAAKYGVRNIPTVLIFNKGELVGRQVGVAPKNVYAEAIDSLL